A segment of the Halovivax limisalsi genome:
TTCGGCCGCCAGCTTGATCTCGGCGATCTCGCGGTCGAGCGCGTCGGGGACGTCGTGGACGCCGGGCTCGTACGCCTCCGCGTACTCGCGTTCTAAGAGTTCGCGAACCGCCACGGCCTGGACGCCGAAGCTCTGGTCCATGACCTCGACCGGGTGGCCCAGGGAGACGGGCGCGGCGAGGTTGACCAGCCGGCCCTCCGCGACGACGTTGAGGCGGCGGCCGTCGTCCAGTTCGAAGGCCTCGACGCCGTCTCGGGCCTCGTAGCGATCCGCGGCGAGGTCGTCGAGCGCGTCGAGGTCGATCTCGACGTCGAAGTGGCCCGCGTTGGCGAGCAGGACGCCGTCCTGCATGCGCTCGAAGTGCTCGCGAACGATGACGTCCCGGTTGCCCGTCGTGGTGAGGAAGACGTCGCCCACTTCTGCGGCCTCGGCCATCGGCATGACGTCGTAGCCCTCCATGTGGGCCTCCAAGGCGCGGCGGGGCTCGACCTCGGTGACGATGACGTTCGCGTTCTGGCCGCTGGCCTTCTTCGCGACGCCCTTCCCGCAGTAGCCGTAGCCCGCGACGACGACGTCTTTGCCGGCCCACGAGAGGTTCGTCGTCATGGCCAGCGAGGCCAGCGAGGACTCGCCGGTGCCGTGGACGTTGTCGAACAGGCGCTTCATCGGCGTGTCGTTGACCGCGAAGACGGGGTACTCCAGGGCGCCGTCGGCGGCCATCGCGCGCAGGCGGTGGACGCCGGTCGTCGTCTCCTCGCAGCCGCCGACGATCGAATCGATCAGGTCGGGGCGGTCCTCGTGGATCGCGGCGACGAGGTCCATCCCGTCGTCGACGGTGATCGTGGGCTCGACGTCGAGCGTCGCCTCGATCGCGGCGTAGTACGCCTCGTCGTCGACCTCGCGTTTGGCGTAGCTGGTGATGTTGTCGACGTCGTCCAGCGCGGCGGAGACGTCGTCGTGGGTCGACAGCGGGTTGCAACCCGTGACGGCGACCTCCGCGCCGCCCTTGGCCAGCGTCTCGACGAGAATGGCCGTCTTCGCCTCGACGTGCATCGCCATCGCGATGCGCTCGCCAGCCAGGGGCTGGTCGGCCTCGAAGTCCTCCCTGACGGCCTCCATGATCGGCATGTGCTGGCGCGCCCACTCCATCTTCCGGCGGCCCTCCTCGACGGCGTCGGCGACGTCGTCGAGCTGGTCGGATATCCGCGGATACGTACTCATACCCGAACCGAATGGGACCGCAGCCAAAACCCTACCGACAGCGGACGACGGGGACGTGCTCGAAACCGAACCGGCAGTCGACGGAATGGAATGTCACGTCACAATCGGCCATCAGTC
Coding sequences within it:
- a CDS encoding adenosylhomocysteinase, translated to MSTYPRISDQLDDVADAVEEGRRKMEWARQHMPIMEAVREDFEADQPLAGERIAMAMHVEAKTAILVETLAKGGAEVAVTGCNPLSTHDDVSAALDDVDNITSYAKREVDDEAYYAAIEATLDVEPTITVDDGMDLVAAIHEDRPDLIDSIVGGCEETTTGVHRLRAMAADGALEYPVFAVNDTPMKRLFDNVHGTGESSLASLAMTTNLSWAGKDVVVAGYGYCGKGVAKKASGQNANVIVTEVEPRRALEAHMEGYDVMPMAEAAEVGDVFLTTTGNRDVIVREHFERMQDGVLLANAGHFDVEIDLDALDDLAADRYEARDGVEAFELDDGRRLNVVAEGRLVNLAAPVSLGHPVEVMDQSFGVQAVAVRELLEREYAEAYEPGVHDVPDALDREIAEIKLAAEGVDFDSMTDAQRDYVDSWDHGT